A window of Nonomuraea angiospora genomic DNA:
GCGTCTCGACCGGTCGCTGATGGCGATCGCGCTGCAGCCGCGCCTCACGCTCGCCGGTGAGACGCCGCTCGCCGGCGTGCACGAGGTCAAACCCGCGCACGTCATCACGTACACGGCCGAGCACGGGCCGGTTTCGCGGGCGTACTGGCGGCTGACGAGCGAGCCGCACCACCACACGCCCGCCGAGACCGCCGAGCGCGTGCGGGAGCTGCTCCATGACGCCGTGGCGGGCCAGTTGCCCGCGTCGGGACCGTGCGGCGCGATGCTCTCCGGCGGCGTGGACTCGACCTCGGTGGCGGCGCTGGCGGCGCGGCTGCTGCCGCACGCGCTCGACACGTACTGCGTCGAGTTCGACAGCGACAAGGCGCACTTCGCGCCGACCGAGCTGCGCCCGGACGTGGACGCGCCGTACGCCGCGGCGGCGGCGGAGCACATGGGGAGCAGGCACACCACGCTCACCGCGACGATGCCGGACCTGCTCGCCGCGATCCCGGCCACGCGCCGCGCGCGCGACCTGCCCGGGTGGGGGCAGTTCGACGCGTCGATGTACCTGCTGTTCCGGCGGATGCGGCGGGACACGACGGTGGCGCTGTCCGGCGAGGCGGCGGACGAGTTCTTCGGCGGCTATCCGTACCTCTTCAAGCCCGAGCTGATCCGGCGCGACACCTTCCCCTGGCTCGGGGACGGGCCGAAACTCGCCGACTTCCTCGTGCCGGAGCTGGCGCGGGACGGCGACGAGCGGGCGCGCTACGCGCAACTCCTCGGCGAGGTGCCGCGCCTGCCGGGTGAGACCGGGCTGGACGCGCGGATGCGGGAGGTGCTGTATCTCGGGATGGCGGGGCCGCTCGCCGTCGTGCTCGACCGCAAGGAGCGGATGAGCGCGGCGCAGGGGCTGCACGTGCGGCTGCCGTTCTGCGACCACCGGCTCGTCCAGTACGTCTGGAACGTCCCCTGGTCGATGAAGTGCGCGGGCGGGTTGAAGAGCCTGCTCAAGGACGCGATGGCCGACCTCCTCCCGCCGTCGACGCTGACCCGGGAGAAGAGCGCGTACCCGCACGTCCAGAACCCGGCTCACGATCAGGCGCTGGTGCGCGAGGCGACGTGGATCGTGAACGCGAGCGAGTCGCCGCTGCGCGCCATGTTCGACGCGCCGCGACTCAACGACCTGCTGAAACAGATCGGCGCCAACGAGCTGCGCGCGCAGCTTCCGGGCGGGGCGAGCGCCGCCCAGCTGCTGGTGCAGCTCGTCGAGCTGAACGCGTGGGTGCGTGAATACCGCGTGTCCGTGTCGTGAGAGCCCACAGGGTCACCCGCCAGAGCGCCTCGAAGAGGACACCGCCGCTCATCTTGCTCGCCCCGCTCGTACGGTCGACGAAGGTGATCGGCACCTCCGCCACCGCGCATCCGTGACGTACTGCTCGCAGCGTGAGGTCCACCTGGAAGCAGTAACCGCGCGACTCCACGCCTTCCAGGAGGATCTTCTCGAGCGCGGCGGCCCGGTAGACGCGGAACCCGCCGGTGGCGTCGGCGACAGGGAGCCGGAGCGCCGCCCGTACATAACGGTTCGCGAGTCGTGAGAGCAGCTCCCGTCTCCGCGGCCAGTTCGCCACGCGGCCGCCGGGCACCCAGCGGGAGCCGATGACGAGGTCGGCCCGCTCGGCCGCGTCCAGCAGGGCGGGGAGCCGCTCGGGAGGGTGCGAGCCGTCGGCGTCGATCTCCACCAGCGCGTCGAAGCCCCGCGCGAGTCCCCAGCGGAAGCCCGCCACGTACGCGGCGCCCA
This region includes:
- a CDS encoding polyprenol monophosphomannose synthase — translated: MNTVLVVTPTYNERDTLPGIVGRIRAVVPAAHILVVDDNSPDGTGLVADELAAELDGVHVLHRQRKEGLGAAYVAGFRWGLARGFDALVEIDADGSHPPERLPALLDAAERADLVIGSRWVPGGRVANWPRRRELLSRLANRYVRAALRLPVADATGGFRVYRAAALEKILLEGVESRGYCFQVDLTLRAVRHGCAVAEVPITFVDRTSGASKMSGGVLFEALWRVTLWALTTRTRGIHAPTRSARRAAPAAGRRSPRPEAARAARWRRSVSAGR